The Larus michahellis chromosome 2, bLarMic1.1, whole genome shotgun sequence genome window below encodes:
- the LRRC14 gene encoding leucine-rich repeat-containing protein 14: MHSLLFLCARRLVSHRPATRRALDLVPPQLFPVLFRAAFLDERTLALRDLVGTWPFPVLSFRRLLGHCCRRHRSLGEKATKLCVQAVILAVVAHLRRALEEPSRDGSENRCRLRVLDMTGLHDDDTDRGPEWMSLWSGTVALAKACLEVSKHQNECLKRSSKRHKGPSGLSAAPQPFGVEVRADLFVNATSFGVLRDALRTAGLFRLKCRDFHAEELSVAGTVSLLESLEPAGVRRVDLRFNNLGLPGLCVVLPHLARFADLLSLKLPYSNVNVRRWTAGTEAGLRCLAAQLGRLPRLKELNLGSSRLSGKLRQLLGDLQAPLESLELAFCYLLPGDLAFLSQSFHAPALKKLDLSGHDFSENLLQPLQHLLEETSASLLHLDLMECRLTDACLESLLPALCRCSRLRCLGLFGNPLSTPGLKTLLRKTLLLPDLRLVVYPYPVDCYNLEPPRPPSAWLFQDALDEERFAAVAAELGRMLTSSGRADAVWTASLCRHGALDYFAL; this comes from the exons ATGcactccctcctcttcctctgcgcCCGCCGCTTGGTGAGCCACCGTCCCGCCACCCGCCGGGCCTTGGACCTcgtccccccccagctctttCCCGTCCTTTTCCGAGCCGCCTTCCTGGACGAACGGACGTTGGCGTTGCGGGACCTGGTGGGGACCTGGCCTTTCCCCGTCCTCAGTTTCCGACGGCTTTTGGGCCACTGCTGCCGTCGTCACCGTTCCCTCGGAGAGAAAGCCACCAAGTTGTGCGTCCAGGCTGTCATCCTCGCCGTGGTGGCGCATCTCCGCCGGGCGTTGGAGGAACCTTCTCGGGATGGGAG CGAAAACCGGTGCCGCCTGCGGGTGCTGGACATGACGGGACTCCATGACGATGACACCGACCGCGGTCCGGAGTGGATGAGCCTTTGGTCCGGCACGGTGGCGTTGGCCAAAGCCTGCCTCGAGGTCTCCAAACACCAAAACGAATGCCTGAAACGTTCCTCCAAGCGGCATAAAGGTCCTTCCGGCCTTTCGGCCGCCCCGCAACCCTTCGGCGTGGAGGTCCGCGCCGATCTCTTCGTCAACGCCACCTCCTTCGGCGTCCTACGGGACGCCTTGCGAACCGCCGGCCTTTTCCGCCTCAAATGCCGGGATTTCCACGCCGAGGAACTTTCCGTCGCCGGCACCGTGAGTTTATTGGAATCGCTGGAACCCGCCGGCGTGCGACGGGTGGATCTTCGCTTCAACAACTTGGGCTTGCCGGGGCTCTGCGTCGTTCTGCCCCACCTCGCCAGGTTCGCCGACCTCCTCAGCCTCAAGTTGCCCTACAGCAACGTCAACGTGCGGCGATGGACGGCGGGGACGGAAGCCGGCCTCCGGTGCCTCGCCGCCCAGCTGGGAAGGCTGCCCCGCCTCAAGGAGCTCAATTTGGGATCTTCCAGGCTTTCCGGGAAACTGAGGCAACTTCTGGG AGACCTGCAGGCTCCCCTGGAAAGCTTGGAGTTGGCCTTCTGCTATCTCCTTCCCGGCGACCTCGCCTTCCTTTCCCAAAGCTTCCACGCTCCGGCGCTGAAAAAATTGGATTTGAGCGGCCACGATTTCTCCGAGAACCTTCTCCAACCCCTCCAACATCTCCTGGAAGAGACTTCGGCTTCTCTCCTCCACCTGGATCTCATGGAATGCCGGCTGACGGACGCTTGTCTGGAATCTCTTCTGCCCGCCCTCTGCCGTTGCTCCCGTCTCCGATGCCTGGGACTTTTCGGCAACCCCCTTTCCACGCCGGGACTCAAGACCTTGTTACGGAAAACCCTCCTTCTTCCGGATTTACGCTTGGTCGTCTATCCTTATCCCGTGGATTGTTACAACCTGGAGCCGCCCCGGCCGCCTTCCGCTTGGCTTTTCCAGGACGCGTTGGACGAGGAACGTttcgccgccgtcgccgccgaaTTGGGTCGGATGCTGACGAGTTCCGGCAGAGCCGACGCCGTCTGGACCGCCAGCCTCTGCCGGCACGGTGCCCTCGACTACTTCGCCTTGtag
- the C2H8orf82 gene encoding UPF0598 protein C8orf82 homolog, whose amino-acid sequence MRLPPSLRFRLGSGTLGAAGAGPGAVPEAGAVAGARYRQGQSPTPRTREYFYYIDHQGQLFLDDTKVKNFITCFKDVAFLAFFFKRLEPNRSGRYEAEFPFLSPCGRERNFLRCEDRPIVFTQILPDSGHHGWLLSYCGGGERLAVPFQPENLMMSPENGRLYHPAPAKTGGVGLVRSALASEWSPGFQFGRGPEQPPTHFFWEGRRYRLTEELLPLLRGGGEGEEPAGPVTPPQG is encoded by the exons ATGCGGCTGCCGCCGTCGCTGCGGTTCCGCCTGGGCTCCGGGACgctgggggcggcgggagccgggcccGGTGCCGTTCCCGAGGCCGGTGCCGTTGCCGGTGCCCGGTACCGGCAGGGGCAGAGCCCGACGCCCCGCACCCGCGAGTATTTTTACTACATCGACCACCAGGGACAG CTTTTCCTGGACGACACCAAAGTCAAGAATTTCATCACCTGCTTCAAAG ACGTCGCCTTCCTGGCTTTCTTCTTCAAACGCTTGGAGCCGAACCGGAGCGGGCGTTACGAAGCGGAATTCCCTTTCCTCTCGCCCTGCGGCCGGGAACGGAATTTCTTGCGGTGCGAAGATCGTCCTATCGTTTTTACTCAAATCCTGCCGGATTCCGGACACCACGGATGGCTCCTCTCCTACTGCGGTGGCGGCGAACGTTTGGCCGTCCCGTTCCAACCGGAAAATTTAATGATGTCGCCGGAAAACGGGCGGCTTTATCACCCGGCGCCGGCTAAAACGGGAGGCGTGGGGTTGGTGCGTTCGGCGTTGGCGTCGGAATGGAGTCCCGGCTTCCAATTCGGCCGAGGGCCGGAACAGCCCCCCACTCATTTTTTTTGGGAAGGGCGACGTTATCGGCTCACCGAGGAATTGCTGCCGTTGCTGCGGGgcggaggagagggggaagagccGGCTGGCCCCGTCACCCCCCCGCAGGGATGA